The Candidatus Zixiibacteriota bacterium DNA segment CCCATGACAATCAAGTGGACATTGCAGACTTGACTCGCCTGATCGACTACTTGTACGTTTCGTTGTCTCCAATTACCTGCGACCCACCTGCAGCTAAAACGAATCAAACTTCCAGTGTGTCAGTGGCTGTCAATGCGACCGTCGATAGTTTATACACGACTGTTTCTGTCGATGCTTCGGCTTCATTGCGAGGGCTGGAGTTGACCCTTGTTGGGACGGATCTTGCCAAACCGATGAAACTTGTGAATGATAGTCTGGATATGATCTTTGGTCAGGTTGAGTCTGTGGTCAGGATTGGGATTTTTGACAAGAATGGCCCCAACACGATTAAAGCTGGAAAAACCGAAGCTGTTCGAATACCGGGAAAGTTCCGGCTTGAATCAGCAAGAGCTGCTGATATTGCATTCAACAGCATTCTTGCAGACATTAACTCAACGACCGAGCCAACGCTTCCCAAAGAGTTTTCATTGAGCCAGAATTTTCCGAATCCGTTTAACCCTAAAACAGTTATCTACTTTAGTCTTCCAAAAGCATCTAATGTTGAATTAGTGATTTACAATGTGTTAGGACAGGAGGTCAAAACACTAACTAATCGGAACCATCCTCCGGGTGATTACGAAATAGAATGGGATAGTCGCAACGATGCCGGCAATGAGGTTGCAAGCGGAGTATACTTATATCGAATCGTTGCAGGTGATTATCTCGCAACTAAGAAAATGCTCTTGCTGAAGTGAGTCTGGCAGTGGATTTAATAAAGTCGAAGAGAACAAATTCTGTGACAAGTGTCAAGTTTTTGATGCAAGTCGTATTTGCATTGAGCTTCGCCCCATTGAAAGCATATGGACAACCAGCTGGGACGATTTCGCTGGAAAGCGTGGCCGGAGAATTTGGAGGGGATTCGATCCAGATAGGTGTTAATGTCGTCTTTTCCCTGCGATACACTAATGCTTTTGAAAACAGCTGGAATATCAGTAATGGCTTTGTTATTAATTCTCCCGACGGCGCTGACTGGAGTGGACCAGTATTTGGAGACACGATTAGTGGACTGATTCCATCCTCTAATTTTGATGCCATATTTGTAATGAACAGCTTTATAGGTACTGCAATCCCTCGTCGTGACACGATAGGAATTGCAGGTGCCTTTATAACCGGAGAGGGATTACCACCAGGTTTTGATGGCGTGCCATATAGTATAGCAATCGGACAATTCGTAGGTGCAGACATTGGGAAACACATTTGTATTGATACAAGTTTTTTCCGAACAGGTGGATATTGGAAATGGGCAGCGCCTGGAGGGCTTGTTGAATATCCGGAGTGGGATGGGCCTTACTGCTTTACAATTGGCCATTGTTGTGATGGAGTGACAGGCGATGCCGATGGTGATAATGCTGGAACAGCAGATATAAGCGACCTAATCTTCATCATAGATTATTTGTTCAGGGCAGGACCGCCATCTGTTTGCTTCGGAGAAGCCGATGTAGATGGCAATTGTGCTGTCGATATCTCCGATTTGACTTACCTGATAGACCATATGTTTCGACTGGGACCGCCGTTAGTGGACTGCCATAGCTGCACCAAGTAATTGACGATTAGTAAGTTAGAAATTCGCTTGCACTCATAGATTCTGATAATCAAAGTAGGTTCTTAAGCCGCATCCTCGATCACCCAGTTGCGGAACTCGTTCCGCAGACCCCTTTTTCGGTTGTAGTTCAGAACGGGGACACCGTAAAACTCCTATGCCGCAGTTCTAAGATAGTCCACGATGGCCCGCCATATAAATATGTTTTTCCCTGGCGCTTCGATAGCAATCTCCTCTATAGGTTCATGCGGCAGTTCCAAGATAGTCTGCGATGGCCCGCTTATTTGTGTCCGAGAATATTCGAGCCGAACACGTAATGCAGGGCTCTGTTTCGATATCCATCAGTTCGACTATCGCAAAGACATGGTCGATGGCTGCTCGGCGTGTGATGACTCACGCCCGGCCGTCATACCTTCAACGCCAGTCTCCCACCGCAATCAGCCCGGCCCAACTAACAGGATGATCCGGTAGACCCCGCTCTCGCAACTGCTGGATTCTCTTCAATTGAAGCGAGCGGAGTTTCTCCGGAAGGGACTGATCTTGTCGATCATACAGACCACCGGCAATCTCGGCCGTGACCTTGTCCGAAAGTGGCCAAAGTGCACTGATAACGGTACGGGCTCCGGCCAGTTGAAAGACTCGTCGCAAACCGTACACCCCTTCACCCTGCAAGACTTTCCCCAATCCTGTTTCGCAGGCCGACAATACGACCATATCGGTGCCAACCAGGTTCATCGAAGAGACCTCATAAGCGGTCAGCACACCATCCTCCGCGCCGGTGCTGTCGATACCGGCACCGAGAAGATTGGCCCCGGCCAGAAAAAGACCAGACCGTAACAGTGGATTGAAGTCGGTCAATCCGATGGTGGCATCATCATGGTCAACAGTTGGGAGTCGCCCAATCCGGCTGGGGACGAAGTAACCATGGGTGGCAATGTGAATCACCCTGTGGCCCGGCGCCCCAGCCTTGAATCGTCGCTCACTGGCCTCGGGACCGAGGAATGTCTCGAAGGGCTCTTCCGTAAAATCTCGCCATACGGAAACGACTTGTTCGATTTCGGTTCGCGTCGCCGGCAGTGGTGCCAGCAGGACATCCCTGAACTTTCCGTTACCGGATCGCAGGTTCCAATTGTGGCCTGGTACCGGCTCGGTCGGCTGTTGTTTTTGGGTCTCCGGACTCACAGTTCGTTGGGCGACCGAGGCATCGAAGTCGGGGTCGGCCATTGCGAACAGACCGCTGCCGGATGGCGATTCATGATCCAAACGGATCAGATCACGTCCGCACGACAAGTAGTGGATAGCGTGTCCTTCCACCAGGTAGCGGTCGGTATCGTCAACCAATCCGGCAAAAGATATCATGTTCAAAGCGCCATCGGGGGCAATTATCATCAACTGTTGATCAGCAACCTCCGATTGGACTGGTTGCCACACGCTGAGGTAAAGTTGTCTGGCGATGGTCAAGTAGCTTTCACGATCTTCCGGTAGCAGTTTGCGGTAAGCAGCCGTCCGAGAGATGTGTCGGCGATAGGCTTCCACCAGAGAGTCGATGGTCGATGCCCGACCAAGAGCTTTCACAACCGGTTCGGCCTCTCCGGAAACGACGACGGCCAGGTAGTGGGATATGGAACTGTCCCGGCCTGGTTGAGCCTGATCGTACTTCACATACTCGACCAAAACAGAGTTCCCGGGGAGATTGGTTCGGATCCGCTCGGTATCAACGTTGACCCGGTCCAGGCGCCTTCGGTAGCTGATGCTGCTGCGGGATAGGTCCTCTTCCAGTCCGGCAATGGTTGTCCGGAGCGTGTCGACTACTGTTCGATATTCTCCGACATCGTCGCCGGGTCCACTGACGTACAAACGAGAAAGTCGATACTTGGCCCGTCGTAAGGACTCGGCCAGAATAAGGATCAATGAATCGGACTCCGACACCAGGGTTCGTTGTCGACCGAACATTTCGTCGGTCACCAGTCCCTTGGTGGTCATTGCAATGTCGGCCGCCTTCCTGGCTTCGGATCTGTCGGCGGCCTCATGCTTGGAATAACAAGTGAAGAAGTTGTCAACCGACCTGCGCATCGATTGCGAATAGCCAAGTGCATCCTGCTCGGTAAGCACCACGGCGTTGTCGATGAAGCTGTTTCGGTTGATAATACAAGCACGCTCGGCCAAGCGACAAGCCTGCTCGGGCTGACCGCGAAGGTGATACAACCGGCTCAGGTTATCCAAAACATTCGCCACCTGAGGGTGGTTGGGACCCAAGGCCTGTTCCCTAACGGCCAGCGATCGCGTATAGCACGACTCGGCTTGAGTGAACATCCCCTGCGCGGCGTATGCAACGCCCAGGTTCTTGAGGCTCAATCCCAACTGGGGATGATCCGGGCCAAGAGCGTTCTCCAGTACCGTCTGTGACCTGAGGTAGTATGACACCGCTCCGGCATGGTCGGCTCGTGCTCGGCAGATATTCCCCAGGTTGTTCAAGCTTGTGGCAAGTGACTGGTGATGACCACCCAGGCTCGTTTCTTTGAGACGCAGGGACCTTAGGCACAGCCTCTCAGCTTGGGTATAGTCGCCTTCTATCAGGAAGATATTGCCAAGGTTGTTTAGGGTCGTGGCCAGGATCGGGTGGTCCCAGCCGTGCGATTTTTCTCTAATGGCCAACGATCGTTGGTGGGCTTTTTTGGCCTTACTCAATTTTCCCTGGGTCGCATAGACAAGGGCCAGATTGTTCAACATGTTGGCGTTGTCGGGATGGTCGACGCCCAGCGTTCTTTCACTGATGGCCAGTGACCTTCGATAGAGAATCTCGGCGTCGGCCAGTCGTCCAAGGTCGGCGCAGATGAGAGCCAGGCTGTTTAGATTTGAGGCGAACTCAGGGTGGTCCGGGCCGAGTGCTTTTTCTCTGATTGCCAGTGCTCGTCGGTACAGCGATTCAGCTTCCGTGTATTTCCCCAACTCGAGATAGAGTCCCCCAAGGTTGCCCAGACTGGTCGCCACGTCCGGATGCTCCGAATCAAGCACTGATTCTCTGATGGCCAGGGACCGTTTGTGAAGAGTCTCGGATTCCGTGTACCTGCCCTGGAGTTTGTAGACAACGGCAAGATTGCTCAGACTGGTAGCCACATGCGGATGATCGGAACCCAGAGAGGTCTCGCGGATATTCAACGATTGCCGGTAGAGTGCTTCGGCTTCTGTGTACCTGCCCTGAATCTTGTGGAGTACGGCCAGGTCGTTCAGCCGAATGGCCACGTCGGGATGATTCGGCCCAAGAGCTTCCCTTGTGATTTCCAGTGCGTGCTGGCAGAGTGCTTCAGCCTCTGAGTACTTGCCCTGTTTCTGGTGCAGCACGGCCAGGTTGTTCAAGGTGGTGGCCAGGCGTGGGTGGTTCGGACCCAGCTTCTTCTCTCTTATGGTCAGGGCCAGTTGATACAACGGTTCTGCCTCTGTGTACCTACCCTGCCGCACATAGAGATTGGCCAGGTTTTGCGCATAGCGCGCGACGTTGGGGTGATCCGACCCCAGGGCAGTTTCGCCGATAGCCAGAGCACGTTTGTAGAGAGGCTCGGCCAAGCTGTATTCGCCCTGGGCAACATACAGAGAGGCCAGGTTGTTCAAGGGACCGGTTACCTGCTTGTGGTCCCAGCCGAAGGATTCCTCATATACGGCGAGGGCACGCGTACCGACCACTTCGGCCTCATCATACCTGCCCTGATGTTTGTACAGCGCGGTCAGGTTGTTCAGCGTTTTGGCGATGTCCAGATGGGCCGGATCGAGTACTTTCTCCCTGATGGCCAGAGCTCGTTCCCACAATGTTGCGGTTTGTTCGTAATCGGCAAGGTAGTAGCGGTACACGCCGAGCCGGTGCAGAACCGTGGCGACAGCCGTGTCCTCCGGGCCGAGTTCACTCTCGGCCATGTCCAGAGCAAGTCTTGCGATGACCGTTGCTGAGTCCTGTTGTTGCGCCTTGGACAGCGAGTCGGCGATGGTGAGCAATTCGCTAAAACTCTGGGCAGAACCACCAGAAGCTCCTAAACCTATGGTGATGACAAGTCCAACAACCAGAGGCTTTACGGTCACTATGATAGCCTACCTTTCGCGTTCAGCGTTCCGGGGCCGCAGACGGCGGGGCGCAGCGGCCCGGGTGGAGCCTGCATGGAAACAGACTACTCTGTTATTTTGAACAAGTATACCTGCTTGGCTTCCGCCCTTTCAGTTTGCGCCTCGAAGATACTCAGTCGGTATCGCCCTGGTTCCAAACGGGTAAGATCCAGATCCAGGCTGGCTACCTCTCGCTGGTCAAAGTTGTCGAATTCCGGGTTGGCATAGACTATCAAGCCGTCCTCCGATTCAATCACAACCCGGTAGTCTATGCCAAGGCGGTAACTGTCGAACTCGAAGGTTAAAAGAGCATGTCTGCCGTTCTGCTTGCTCAGGCTTGTCATAACTGAACGAATCGGGCTGAGGTGGAGAGACTGTCCATACTCACTGACGGATGCCTGATCGGTGCTTCTAAATCCCCGATAGGCCGGGATCAGCAAGACCAGCACCAGCAGGTAAGCCACCAGCGGTCTCAGCATAAACGGCGTACTCGGCCAGAGATGTCTCCAAATTATCTGCCATAACGACTCCCCGGTCTCACCTGTGGACAGGGACTGATCCACTGCTGCCTTCACCCGATTGCTGTTACTGAGGATAGCAGCCTCCGATTCAAAGCTGTCCACCAGGGTGTGGCAGTGTTCGCACTCAAGCAAATGCATCTCGAACCGCTCACGTTCCGTATCGTCCAGTAAGCCCAGTTCAAATGCGTGCAGGAGGGCTCCTTTGTTATGGTCGGTACACGTTGACATAGCTCACACCTTGCCGGTTTCGAGGCATTCGCTCAGCATGGAACGTCCTCGGTTGAGAATCGAGTACATATTATTGCGCGACACTTTCAAACGACTACAAATCTCGCCTGCACCGTATCCCTGGTAAGTTAAACTCAGGGCGCGGGCGTATTGTCGGCGAATCATAACCATCTTCTTCAAACACTCCACCAATGCCGACTCCAGATTCCAGTCGGGCTGAACGCTTGCCTTGGTCGCCATGCGTTCATTGTTCGGATCGTCGACCTGTCTTTCAGCTCTGGTTTTCTTGGACTGAAGGTAGTTGCCTATCTTCATTCGCAGCACCGTATAGACCCACGCCTCAAAACCCTGATGGAATTCGGCGCTTTTGTATTTCTCCAGTACCGTTGCGCAGGCCCGCTGGACAACGTCCTCGGTCTCATCGGGCTCTCGAACTCTTCTTTTGGCCACGGTCAAAAATCTCGCACGCAGAATTCGAAATAACTGTTCCTCGGCCTTGCGATCACCGGATAGGGCCTTAGTCAGATATCGATTCACTTCTCTCCGTCAATACTGGATGTATCTATCTCAATTAGCGACACCTGGCGATGATTGTCAAGGGGCAGTCCGGTTCGGTGGAGCCCGGCGCCGGGTCACATACACCTCCAATGACGGGAGACAAGACCAACGGTAACATGCACGTCGCGGTTCTTAGTAGGCTGGGTCCGTCTTCGCCTGCGCGCCGCGTCGTGGACCCGCCGAGTTCGGAGGAACACGGCTTGACCGTGTCAGGTCTCCAAGAGAAGAGAGAACTGACCTACAAGAGAAGACGGATGCCGGATCAAGTCCGGCATGTCGGAGTGATGAGATTGCCGCGTCCACGCGAAGCGCGTGGTCTCGCAATGACGAGAATTGCATGGGGTTCAACAGTCCCCCATACCGTCGGTTAATCCAACAAAAGCGTGGGTTTGTTGCAAGACATCGGCACTTGATCAAAAGAACCTATCAGATGAACAGGCGAGAGTGAGAACCACAATCAAAAACGGGAGATAAGACATGAGACACTCGTACATTTTCACCATCGTGTTAGCCGCGGTTGCCGTTGTCGGCATAGCCGCTGCCTTCCAGGCGCCTCATCCGGAGGAGACACCGGCGCACGA contains these protein-coding regions:
- a CDS encoding sigma-70 family RNA polymerase sigma factor; translation: MNRYLTKALSGDRKAEEQLFRILRARFLTVAKRRVREPDETEDVVQRACATVLEKYKSAEFHQGFEAWVYTVLRMKIGNYLQSKKTRAERQVDDPNNERMATKASVQPDWNLESALVECLKKMVMIRRQYARALSLTYQGYGAGEICSRLKVSRNNMYSILNRGRSMLSECLETGKV
- a CDS encoding zf-HC2 domain-containing protein, producing MSTCTDHNKGALLHAFELGLLDDTERERFEMHLLECEHCHTLVDSFESEAAILSNSNRVKAAVDQSLSTGETGESLWQIIWRHLWPSTPFMLRPLVAYLLVLVLLIPAYRGFRSTDQASVSEYGQSLHLSPIRSVMTSLSKQNGRHALLTFEFDSYRLGIDYRVVIESEDGLIVYANPEFDNFDQREVASLDLDLTRLEPGRYRLSIFEAQTERAEAKQVYLFKITE
- a CDS encoding CHAT domain-containing protein, coding for MTVKPLVVGLVITIGLGASGGSAQSFSELLTIADSLSKAQQQDSATVIARLALDMAESELGPEDTAVATVLHRLGVYRYYLADYEQTATLWERALAIREKVLDPAHLDIAKTLNNLTALYKHQGRYDEAEVVGTRALAVYEESFGWDHKQVTGPLNNLASLYVAQGEYSLAEPLYKRALAIGETALGSDHPNVARYAQNLANLYVRQGRYTEAEPLYQLALTIREKKLGPNHPRLATTLNNLAVLHQKQGKYSEAEALCQHALEITREALGPNHPDVAIRLNDLAVLHKIQGRYTEAEALYRQSLNIRETSLGSDHPHVATSLSNLAVVYKLQGRYTESETLHKRSLAIRESVLDSEHPDVATSLGNLGGLYLELGKYTEAESLYRRALAIREKALGPDHPEFASNLNSLALICADLGRLADAEILYRRSLAISERTLGVDHPDNANMLNNLALVYATQGKLSKAKKAHQRSLAIREKSHGWDHPILATTLNNLGNIFLIEGDYTQAERLCLRSLRLKETSLGGHHQSLATSLNNLGNICRARADHAGAVSYYLRSQTVLENALGPDHPQLGLSLKNLGVAYAAQGMFTQAESCYTRSLAVREQALGPNHPQVANVLDNLSRLYHLRGQPEQACRLAERACIINRNSFIDNAVVLTEQDALGYSQSMRRSVDNFFTCYSKHEAADRSEARKAADIAMTTKGLVTDEMFGRQRTLVSESDSLILILAESLRRAKYRLSRLYVSGPGDDVGEYRTVVDTLRTTIAGLEEDLSRSSISYRRRLDRVNVDTERIRTNLPGNSVLVEYVKYDQAQPGRDSSISHYLAVVVSGEAEPVVKALGRASTIDSLVEAYRRHISRTAAYRKLLPEDRESYLTIARQLYLSVWQPVQSEVADQQLMIIAPDGALNMISFAGLVDDTDRYLVEGHAIHYLSCGRDLIRLDHESPSGSGLFAMADPDFDASVAQRTVSPETQKQQPTEPVPGHNWNLRSGNGKFRDVLLAPLPATRTEIEQVVSVWRDFTEEPFETFLGPEASERRFKAGAPGHRVIHIATHGYFVPSRIGRLPTVDHDDATIGLTDFNPLLRSGLFLAGANLLGAGIDSTGAEDGVLTAYEVSSMNLVGTDMVVLSACETGLGKVLQGEGVYGLRRVFQLAGARTVISALWPLSDKVTAEIAGGLYDRQDQSLPEKLRSLQLKRIQQLRERGLPDHPVSWAGLIAVGDWR